The proteins below come from a single Mercenaria mercenaria strain notata chromosome 3, MADL_Memer_1, whole genome shotgun sequence genomic window:
- the LOC123551820 gene encoding uncharacterized protein LOC123551820 isoform X2 has product MGRRRHPYHVSWIQIRHMRFVKDLPDTMLFKNDLRDDFTAIKIAKDVKLNEVVPNKYRQKLPVSAAKKKDLMTLCKNGAIPKDYHVLSITKTYHQVPQ; this is encoded by the exons ATGGGGCGACGACGACATCCATACCAT GTGTCATGGATTCAGATTCGACACATGCGTTTTGTGAAAGACTTGCCCGATACTATGCTGTTCAAGAACGATCTTAGGGATGATTTTACAGCGATTAAGATCGCAAAGGACGTCAAACTCAACGAGGTTGTACCCAACAAATACAGACAGAAACTCCCTGTCTCTGCAGCTAAGAAGAAAGACTTAATGACATTGTGTAAGAATGGAGCAATTCCTAAAGATTATCACGTCTTGAGTATAACAAAAACTTACCATCAAGTGCCCCAGTGA
- the LOC123551820 gene encoding uncharacterized protein LOC123551820 isoform X1 — translation MGRRRHPYHVIPLRYSDFLDYKDVKKNQIKVQTNARVKVSWIQIRHMRFVKDLPDTMLFKNDLRDDFTAIKIAKDVKLNEVVPNKYRQKLPVSAAKKKDLMTLCKNGAIPKDYHVLSITKTYHQVPQ, via the exons ATGGGGCGACGACGACATCCATACCATGTAATTCCACTTAGATACTCAGATTTTCTTGATTACAAAGATGTAAAGAAGAACCAAATTAAGGTCCAGACTAACGCTCGAGTAAAA GTGTCATGGATTCAGATTCGACACATGCGTTTTGTGAAAGACTTGCCCGATACTATGCTGTTCAAGAACGATCTTAGGGATGATTTTACAGCGATTAAGATCGCAAAGGACGTCAAACTCAACGAGGTTGTACCCAACAAATACAGACAGAAACTCCCTGTCTCTGCAGCTAAGAAGAAAGACTTAATGACATTGTGTAAGAATGGAGCAATTCCTAAAGATTATCACGTCTTGAGTATAACAAAAACTTACCATCAAGTGCCCCAGTGA